Part of the Rhipicephalus sanguineus isolate Rsan-2018 chromosome 5, BIME_Rsan_1.4, whole genome shotgun sequence genome is shown below.
GCTGGAGGCTCGTCCGAGATGGCGATGCCGCATACGACGGGGCCCAGGAACGTGCCACGGGGGCCCCCACCGGCATTCACGAGAGGAGCGTCTCCCGTTCGAGCCGTGTACTACGACAGCGGCAGATGGACGGGCCCTCCGTCTAAGAAGGCCTCGGGCAGCAAGTTGGAAGGGAGGGAAGCCGTGCCTTCTCGGACACGGTGTACTGCTGGAGTggcccctctcctcctcctcgatGTTGTTCGGTGGCCGCCCTGCCTTCTTTCACCCTCCTCACCACCATCAGAATGCAACGCACGTCCAGTGGCCGGCCGTGCTCCGTGGTCAAGGTAGAGAGGGGTGGAAAGCGGCAGGAATCCTTCCGTAGCCGCAGGTGACCCTCGGTGCATTGCTGCTGGGGCTCGTGTTGGCTGGGCGGGTGGTGGCTGCATCGTTCGGTGCATCTTTGCTCTGCCGCGCGcctcgttcatgtttttgccccGCGTCCTGCCGCTTCGCTCCGTCTTCCTTGCTGGCAGCGAAAACCTGCACAACAACGACGACAAGCATCAGTGGCGACGCGTAATGTGCAAAAGCAAGATGGATCGGATGGGCAGCACGCGACTGCTAATGTTTTTGCCGGAGCCGGCCGTGATGCATACAGCGATGGTTCCGTTGCCTTTTCGCTTTGCATGGCTTGTGCTGTAGTGTAGGTCGTGAAATAGAAGACGTTGCGAATGGTTTCGCGGTGCACAGTTGCTTGGCTGTCTACTATAGCCGGGACTAGAACTGTTTGTAGATATTCATGATAGCAACGGACGGGATAACGTAAacagcgaaaagaaaagaaacaaggcagTGCGCGCGCCGTCCATTTTATTTTCTGTGTGTGCGCTTTTCTGTGCGCTGTTAGAAAAATTCCAACTCTCCAGATTCGTCATATTTGTTTACAAAGTGAGGCAGATATGTTGCACCAGGGAGTAAACAACTCGCCGCAAAAAGGGACCGTTGTTTCTACAGACTCCCATTGATGTGACAGTCACAAATGTGACCTGCATCAGCGAAGCCAATGACGTCGCAAAATGTGAGTGCAAGAATAGACAAATAATGGGCTGGATTTTCTTTGCAAATCTTCGGTCATAAATTCTATGTTTGCAAAGAGGAATTTAAAGGTGTTGCGCAAGGTCATTAGTTAGCGGAATTAAAACATGCACAGCTTCACCTCCTGGGAGCAGAGTCTATACCCACAGAGGTTTGGCGCACACTAAGTGCACTAACaaaccatgattttttttttccctgctataGCGATACGCGTGGATGCACATGCGTTGGCGGCAGTGGTCGTATGGGAAAATTGGCCCAGGCGCAACTAATATAACAACAATGAAACGCCTATTGTCCTTTATTTTAAacagtatttttttattttgtcaccTCTTTCTTCCCATTGCCTCTGGGCTTTGGCTATTTACTCCGAAGATATACGTCTTTTCGGGATGTAACGATACTTTTCGCTATATAACAGAGCGTTTGTGCCACCAACAAACGTTCAGCGTACTGTACGTGGCTTGCAGAAGCGACATATGTCCTGTTGCAGAGGCCTCGGTTCGCGGGGCACGTGCCAGGATGTATAGTGTTCGTTCAAAACTAAACTGCAGGTGGGAGTGGTAGACAAAGATATAGTCATGCAATAATGCGTTCCCCTGACACGTATGTATTTCTAACAAACCAGGCAATTATCTAATGACTCTTATTCTACAGCTaattatatacacaccttttaagAGCATTCCATATGTAACATTTACAATGGCAAACAATTTTAGCAGCATCTGTTCTTTCGCCGTGGTGCGGCAATTAATAACATGTGTACTGCGTCAGGATCGTTGAGTATTACTTGTATTTACATAATAGGGCACATTTGATAACCATTCCGGAAGAATTGTGTGACCATCCATCAAACTTTTTTGTTGCATGGTTAGCAGCAAATGCATCTGCTGAAGATCCAATCAAATGATGAAGATGTACTCGTACATTGGCAGTCTGGTGGCAATTTCTCGATACGCAATACTAGCGGAATCAAACCTATTACTTAGTACTTATTAAGAACATATTAAAACATCGCAGACCGGCTACGAGTGCTACATCGGCATTCATCCTGGCTGCTGCGCTCTGTGAGCGCCCAGGCAGTATCAGAGTCGTTGTGCTGCATGTCATGGTGGCAGTGATTGCCAAGCGTTGTGGAAGTATCACTTTGTGATAACTGTCATATAACCATGTATCGATATCACTATATCAACGACGGCTAGGCTAAGATACATTACATTCTGCAAATATGTTGGCAAAAATGACAATTCTCATTGCTGTTGTATGACTATTATTATTGGCAGATTATCTAAGCCCGTTCTGCTAAATGTTCAAAAGTAATATATATTGACAAAAGCAGAATCTcctgacgcacgcacgcacaggaaATCACTTTCATCTTCAATTCTCCAATAATTAAGAAGTGCTCAACTGACACGGACAGATATATGAGTTGCAGGACGGACTTTTACATGTAATTTGACGAATAACCGCACTTATTCTGTTCGTTCAAGATATATCTTCACATTTGTCAGCTGCGACACGAAATTCACGAGTGTGATCAGAAATCTCAAAACATGAGTGCAACTGCTAATAAATTCTGGGTCACTTGAGACCATGCCTCAAATTCTGACTAAACCTTACACTTCTAGCTAATTTTGTGTTGAAACATATGTTATGCTAAAATGTCATGGTATGAGTACATTTCCAAAGATGCAGAATAAGACTAGGTCTATACCCCAAAAGTAGCTTTTGTGTTTACCTGTTAATTTTGCTCTTGAATTATAGTGTTGTGGGCATCAGTGCATTCTCATTCAACTACTGCAGCTTTTACTTATGTCCTACAGTTGATTACGAACAATGCTAATATAAAGAGCAAACATAATGGGCTAGTGTGGAGAGGGTCTGTCACCACCGACTTCCGCTTTGTGTCACAGAAGTTACTATGATCTTGCGAGCTTAATAGTATTTTAGTAGAAGCAACATAAAAAAACCGTGTATTAGGACAAGACCGGTGCCGGAGACGTTTATATAATACTACATGAAATATAGGAAAACAATAACCATGCAGTGCCCCTAACGGCCTTTCCATTAAGACACGTTTGATGCTTCCTCCCACTCTCTGCCTAGAGGTGGTTTTCCTTCAGAGCTCCTTTGTCGTGTCATTCCATGTTCGTACGCCAAGGGACTGCCAAGTGCAATTACACGCTGGCATAGTCATTACAGAACTCAGGAAGCCGCAAATTGGCACCCGTTGGCCTTGTGGCGCCTTGTTGGAGAAGTCACGTGCGTTGCCTATGGCATCGGTTCACTCCAAATACGGCATTCCACAGACCTACCGCACGGCTGCGCATCTTCTGTGGGCAAGAGTTCTTAGACAGAAACAATTGTGCAAATACTCAACTATATTACTAAAAATTGTGAGTTTCAGAAATGTGCAGTGTGCAGCAGTTCTTTATTTAAGCGAACTGTACGCAAGAAGTTTAGCCTCTCGGGTTAAGGAGTGGAAACAGTgtcttcatttttattgcagcCGTAAACAATTCGATAATTAGTGCCATCGTATCAGTTCCCATTATTTTTAATAGtgcatacagggtgtttttttttttataattcgcAACATTCTGCCTAGTATAACAGTGTGCTATATTGTGTACTGTTAATTCAAAGAAACACCGTCTCAATACCCACTCCCCCTTAACACGTTATTCTAAAGCCAGGAGGAACGTTGTAAATGAAACAAGTAATAATTAAATCTTGACAGTGTTACTGTTTGGCTACATTTTGTGTACTCATGTGAAACCTTTTGAAAATCGGCAATTATGCCATAGGAAATGCCTACTATTTAGGAAATTCTGGCGCCTTTTGTGCAGCAccagctacttttttttttcccagaagGCAAATTTTGTAATTATGATGAAATAACCTGCCCACACTGAACAGTACAGAGTAAGCACGAACGAAGTAGCCATACAGTTGATGTCGTAAATGCAGCAAATTGGTAAAAAACGACATTCACTAAAACACATTCTAACACAAGTCACGTAAGAGAAAATAACATAAACTAGGGCACGGATAAGACTATCAACCGCGATAAATAATATCCAATACGAGCATGTCTAATACGAGTTCATCAAGCATATGTGATTTATGAACAGACTTAACGCCAAAGTCAGGCAAATTCATTACAACAAAATTTGCGATCAGTCCATAATGCATGAATGTTTAGAAAGGCTTGTTGTTTCGCTATTCCTGATAATCAGAGCGGAGATTAAGGATTAATTAAGCCCTCACTATTGGATTTTCTCATCAAGGTAAGGATTCTATTGGGTGGGAGGGTGATATCGATCCCCGTTTAGGTATGTGTGggcgtttgtttttaatgttttcGTGTAAATATCCACATACCAAAGTAAAATCTTCGGGGGCAACGGATATGGACGCACCATGCACCCACTCTACGCCAATGTAAAGGACTTCGTACTTTGTCAACTGTATGAATCTTTCGCGCTTATATGACAGATGATTTTGTTGGAATCAATACGAACGTcggcaagccttttttttttttttccacagcggCTCTCAATCTCGATGTGGCCAATGTGCCAGGTTTTTGTTGCATGAATGAATGAGTCACAGAATCATCTCGCCTTCTTCGTGCTCTTTTTTCTTGGTGGCGTCCGAATTTCCGCGAATTTCTCTGACTTTtaacatctctaaggcctgtcaGTGACAGACTACGCGCTTTCTCGGAATGCTGCCTTACTCGCACGGTTCATATCATTCACAACTTGGCGCATTCGCGGCTCTCTTTCGAGAGACGTCCCCTGTTTGGCGCCGCGTCCCTTATCGAAGTATTTTACTTTTCCTTTCTCGCgtccgctgaaaaaaaaaattctaaagacGTGACAGCAGAGCTCAGGCTGCGAGCGACAAGCATTCCCCCCACGGACCACTTATTCACGACCAAGGCGCTTCAAACAGTTTTCTTCCGCTTTTTATGCGTTCATTGCCGCGTCAAGCGCCGCCAAAACGCAGTCCTGGCGGCGGTGGCGCCCTGAAAGGGACTTTTCCGATCCCCCTCGGCTCTCTCGCGGCAGCGCATcgccctttttctctttctctcctccaggTTCTCTCAAAGTTGCCGGAACCTCCTCTCCACCAAACCAACTCCCCTTCCTTCGTCCTCCCCGCCCTCTGGCGACGCGGGGCTACGCTGGTCCACCCCGGATTCTGCGTGAAACGGGGAGGCGATGGTGGCGCCGCTGCGAGCTCTGACGACGCGCAAGATGGCTGCGCTGCCAAGGTAAGGCTGCGACGGGCACGTCGCTTTTCTCCTATCCGCCGCTCCTCTACGGCCCGCATCCGTGACCGCCCGTGTCGCGAAGTGACAACTCTCGCTTTTCCGATAGCTTCCACCCCGAGCCCGAACTCACAGTTACCGGCAGACACTCCCCGTTAGGCCCGGAAGTCCGAACGCCTCCGTTGGATATCGCCAGCGCTCGGAGTCTCCGAACGACTCTCTGCTCGCGACGCGTAGTGGGCCCGAGTCCCCGTCAGCCCCGCATCCGCGCTCTCGTAGTCGCGTCAACCTGAACCCATCGAACGGCTCCTACGATCACACCGACGCCCGAGCTCTCTTCCGTAATCGCGGCTTTCGATATCCGCGAGCTGCGCTTAAGCCTACGCGCTTGCCGGCGTCTGCTACAAAATGTTTCTTTCGCCCTCGGACCTCCTCGCTTCCTCCGCCTACCCTTCCCCCGTCGAACCCTCCTCGCTCTCCCACGGTTATAAGCCAGTTCCGCGGATATAAACAGTGGCCAAGGGCTCGATACAAGCGGTCCTTGCGAAACGCTCAATGAATCGAATCCTCTCGTGTCCGGCCACATATTTTTTGTGACCCGCCAGGATGCCTCGGCTCGCTGGCGTTGGCCACGGCGTGGAGCTGACACTAACCGCTCAATTGTCAGGGGACGAGTGATGATGGCCTCGATCGCCATTTTTTATTGCTGCGACGGTACCTCGTTGTCGTCGTTGTCGTTGCGCGGCGACAGTTTGAAAGCAATCATCGGCCATTTTGATGTCATCGTGGATCGCATTTCTCTCAGTAACTTCTTTTCAATCGCGCGCTGTTAAGCTTCGTTTGGGAAAAGGACGTGGCGTGCACAGTGAAATTACTCGGTCTCCCTAAACGCACGCGCTGCAGTGGCACATTGATCGGATGGGCACCTCCGGGACGGTAACTCGTTGAGAGAGGAGGATAACGGAAAAAAATGAACAGGGAGTATTGTTTTGCGCACAATGTTTCAAATTGTTCCGAAGGGTCAAAAGTGTACGGTGCTTTAAGATCGTAGGAACGTAACAATAATAAATAGAAAAGGAAACGAACAGCCTCATTATTAAGCGTGCTGTTCTGTGTAAGTGTTCATTACAGAAACGCCGTCTTGTAATCGATTATGTCATCACCTGCTTTAATCCCCTGTTATGACTCGTGTCTGATGTCCTGGCTATTCGTATACATATTTAAATTCGTATTTTGCAGTCAACTGTAACAGCGCAGCATGCAGTCTTCTCAGAGGACAAACATTTTTGTGGGAGCGAAACTCTTGAGCACTTTCGAAGACATCCGGTGCACATGCGCGCCAACATTCCTACGTCTTCTAATGCAATAACGGCGACAGACGTGAAGCCATTGTAACGAAcgtataaaaaaagaacaaaaaaacgcgGACGTATCTACTAAGGTTCTGCGCAGTTATTGGAGCGTAGCACTGTTGTGTGGAATATGCCATGTAAATAACAGTATTCAGATCTACCCCGGGCAGATTGTGCTGCTGGTAAGCCTTGTGCGTATAGGGACTATATATGCAGCACTGTTTTGCATACATATTGCAGCTACGTGTCCTCTCCTCTCATTTCCAGGATTATGTCTGTGGTGGAATATGCTGTAGGGATTCTGTTGGtcatatggttttttttttctcatttgctCATGTAGCATTCCCTGTGTACTCTCAGCGCATTCTTCAGACGATTTCGTGCTCATTAGATTTATTAGAAAGCACAGGCAAGGCTGAATGAATTAAACACATCCAGGACCACTACTCACATTTCATGTTTTACAGGCAcaatcatttttttgttgttgctatagtttttattgcttttcttgtCGCTTATATCGCATAAATGTACCCACAACTCGCACTATAAGAATTAAAACGGGTTGCAACTTTTTGTGCATTAACGCCGGGGAAACATTGCTGATGCAGAATAACGTAAGCAAGTGCATTCATTGTTTTCTTGTGATCTCCGAAAGAGCTGTTTGATTGCGTCTGGTATGTTTTGTATGGATGTGGTACATAATTATTTGGCAATATTGTCCTAGAGAAGCCGGCGTAATATTAATGTGATGGTACGGCAAAGATCTAGCCCGTTATTTAAATATATTCACTCAGCGAAAATCTCGACATAGTTCATCGTTCAGACCtcttctttcttgtttgttttggATTTACGACTTGAGACGATGGAAACTGCGATTTATTCGTACACGTATATTTAGTCGAGTGAGTAAAGTACAAGGCGTGCATGATTTTCCTTGTCTAAACCGCATATTATCAGCTGACACAAAAgcgaagcaaaaaaataaaaataatgttgCTTTTTGTACGTTACAAGGTAAGCTAATCCTTCATATCTTTTACAAATTTTAACGAAATCTGTAGGGCTCAGTGCATGAAGTGCTTGGAGGTGGATATGTTCTGTTACTACAGGTTTTGTTTGCTCGCCATGTTTTGTATACAGTAGTGAACTCAAGGCATATTTTTTATTCTGCTACATGGAAATTTATTGACAAATACAATTGATTTTAtgaacattttatttttattagtttctgGTCACCTTTTACAAATCTGTCGTCCACTGAGCTGGAGTGTGGTATGTTGTAAATGGATGTCATTTGTTCACTTCAATGAGAGGAAGGTAACCAACATTGTTTTTTTTGCACACGCTGTCATGGTAGTTTTGAAACCAGCTATTTATAGCAGCAAGGAAATAATTTTTGTAAACTGTACTGTTCATTATGAATAATTAACTGGGGATGAGGTACGTACGTTTGTTTCATTGGACGTGATATTTATTGGTTGTTTTTAGGATAAATACAACCTTTATTTTTTGTATATCAACTAGAGATATCAACCAAGCTTGCGTTCCCGTTTGCGCAGTGAAAATTGCTGAAGTTAAAAATGTCGCACATCTACTAACAAAATTCTCCATCACTCATATTTTGTTGAAGAAGCTCGCTGACTGATTTGCTACATTTTCTTGCGCAGAGGTTATTTTTAGGCCTCTGCAGATGGTGTAACCTTTGAATTAACACGGACACTATGTATGTCGAATTTACATATGAACTCATGTGTAAATATTTCGCAGCTAGAAAGCAGAGTTGCTTTGAGGTTTGCATAAAAAGAGCACGAGAGACGAACCCTCGAACGATTCTTCCGCTATGCGTGGAGGTATGAATACATCAGAATAAATAAGAAGGACTTCGGACTTTATTCGCGCTTCTTTTTTGAAAGGAGCAAACACTGCTTTCTGATATCAATTCTCATTCCTTTGACTCAAATGACCACTGATTAAATGAGTAAAATTTGTATTCCGTCAGATGTGGTATATAAATTATTTATTCACAAGTACCTGTGAAGCTGCCATGCTGATGGCGAAAACAAATAGGGGAAACAAATGGGGGAAACAATAATTGGGGAGAAACAAATGAAACGTTTGATATAAAtcgcaaaataaaaacgaaagtaTGTGTTCTGACAATACGCATGGCATACTGCTCACATTGGTATTATTCCTCTGTTTACAGAATATTTGCCCCCCGATCACGATAGAAGCACGGCGCATAGAATTTGAGCACTTCAGAGGAGATGTTTATGTTTaccggaaaaaaaaacgcacaagtCAACAAGGAGCGATGTTTTGGTGCAATCAACGAAAACGGAGTTTAGGGGTTG
Proteins encoded:
- the LOC119394286 gene encoding uncharacterized protein LOC119394286; translated protein: MRSLPRQAPPKRSPGGGGALKGTFPIPLGSLAAAHRPFSLSLLQVLSKLPEPPLHQTNSPSFVLPALWRRGATLVHPGFCVKRGGDGGAAASSDDAQDGCAAKVTPPAPAVNSCEWMIGPRSRSYREAVVLLQALNCSIALAQKQVSCRAAVLEATAYCQGMLWGVFLSLSLPY